The genome window CAATATACCGTTGGTGTATTGCAGTTTTTTCTTCATTATCGAGATGTCTGAACTATCAGTGATTCTACAAGTTCTATTTTCGTATCCGACAATGGCATCGTAGGCCCATATCAGATTTTACCCCATAGGGCGGAAGATGAAGTCTTTCTGCCGGAAATTCTATTACCCAGGCAGGCACAAGGAGGAAAATATGGCTGATTACACAACACAAATGAACGCGGCACGAAAGGGAATTACCACCCCGCAAATGAAAATTGTCGCAGAAAAAGAACATATGGATGTAGAAACACTTAGAGCGCTGATTGCAAAAGGGGAAGTGATCATTCCCTGCAATAAAAAGCATACCAGTCTCAGACCCAGCGGAGTGGGCGCGAAGTTGACGACGAAGATTAACGTCAATCTGGGCGTTTCCAGGGACTGGAAAGATGTGGATATGGAATATGAAAAGGTTCGTTCTGCAGTGGATATGGGAGCGGAAGCCATCATGGACCTGAGTTCCTACGGCGATACCCGGAGCTTTAGGAAGAAACTCACAGCTACGTGTCCTGCCATGATCGGCACCGTTCCGATCTATGATGCTGTAGTATATTATCACAAGCCACTGGGGAAGATTACCGCTAAGGAATGGCTTGACATCGTGAGAATGCACGCCGAGGACGGTGTTGATTTCATGACGATCCACTGTGGAATGAACCGGGCAACCGCAAACAGGTTCAAACAGAATAAACGCCTTATGAATATTGTATCCCGCGGCGGTTCCATCATGTTTGCGTGGATGGAGATGACGGGAGAAGAAAACCCCTTCTATGAGCATTATGACGAGATCCTGGATATCTGCCAGGAATATGATATTACGATGAGTCTGGGGGATGCCTGCCGCCCGGGCTGCATCGCGGATGCAACGGACACGGCGCAGATCGAAGAACTGATCACATTAGGAGAACTGACAAAACGGGCATGGGAAAAGGACGTGCAGGTAATGATCGAAGGCCCCGGCCATATGCCGATGAATCAGATAGCGGCAAACATGGAGATTCAGAAAACACTCTGCCACGGGGCGCCATTTTACGTGTTAGGACCACTGGTGACGGACGTCTCTCCCGGTTATGATCATATTACTTCGGCGATCGGAGGCGCCATCGCAGCATCAGCAGGAGCGGCATTTTTGTGCTATGTGACACCGGCGGAGCATCTGCGCCTTCCCAATGCATCAGATGTGAAGGAAGGGATCATTGCGGCTAAAATCGCCGCACACGCCGC of Roseburia hominis contains these proteins:
- the thiC gene encoding phosphomethylpyrimidine synthase ThiC — its product is MADYTTQMNAARKGITTPQMKIVAEKEHMDVETLRALIAKGEVIIPCNKKHTSLRPSGVGAKLTTKINVNLGVSRDWKDVDMEYEKVRSAVDMGAEAIMDLSSYGDTRSFRKKLTATCPAMIGTVPIYDAVVYYHKPLGKITAKEWLDIVRMHAEDGVDFMTIHCGMNRATANRFKQNKRLMNIVSRGGSIMFAWMEMTGEENPFYEHYDEILDICQEYDITMSLGDACRPGCIADATDTAQIEELITLGELTKRAWEKDVQVMIEGPGHMPMNQIAANMEIQKTLCHGAPFYVLGPLVTDVSPGYDHITSAIGGAIAASAGAAFLCYVTPAEHLRLPNASDVKEGIIAAKIAAHAADIAKGVPGAADWDYRMSEARKRLDWDTMFDLSMDPEKARRYRAEAKPEKEDTCSMCGNFCAVKNTNRILDGEIVSIFDE